One Paroedura picta isolate Pp20150507F chromosome 3, Ppicta_v3.0, whole genome shotgun sequence genomic window carries:
- the LOC143834365 gene encoding uncharacterized protein LOC143834365 isoform X1 gives MAWTPFNWKASVGTPSSGGPGRQNSRSKDSRRSLEDSIRPHPSEDSTSDGNANSGGLGRENSRSEGNWRTLVSSFSMNQSEGGTANSGRPGRHGSRSEDSWRTLVNGFSLNLSEDGTANSGGLGRQRSEDSWRTAVNSLWWHPSKASDWTASSGGLGRQNSRSEDSRMAHEDLTRLHPFKVQGPGNEVSDSAGAKSREKWEGGVGLGFPSSRAGAVKELPARPAAQEARSPKACPQQTREIPFKEYLNTPCYPPHCRMRNPEGIKPSVQVCRISFQSMEIAEASSSTEERWTALILPGLRGEVPGFQRSTAASKKEPEGTSQWLPLRPSEFEERERGGKAALKSHPEQETNTSRDE, from the exons ATGGCATGGACGCCGTTCAACTGGAAAG CTTCAGTTGGAACCCCCAGCAGCGGGGGACCGGGCAGACAAAACTCAAGGTCCAAAGACAGCCGGAGGAGCCTTGAAGACAGCATCCGGCCACATCCCTCCGAAG ACTCAACTTCAGACGGGAACGCCAACAGCGGGGGACTGGGCAGAGAAAACTCAAGGTCCGAAGGCAATTGGAGAACCCTAGTAAGCAGCTTCAGCATGAATCAATCTGAAg GTGGGACTGCGAACAGCGGGCGACCGGGCAGACATGGCTCAAGGTCCGAAGACAGCTGGAGGACCCTAGTAAACGGCTTCAGCCTGAATCTATCAGAAg ACGGGACTGCCAACAGTGGGGGACTGGGCAGACAAAGGTCCGAAGATAGCTGGAGGACTGCAGTAAACAGTTTATGGTGGCATCCATCCAAA GCTTCAGACTGGACCGCCAGCAGCGGGGGATTGGGCAGACAAAACTCAAGATCCGAAGATAGCAGGATGGCCCATGAAGACCTTACCAGGCTGCATCCTTTCAAAg TTCAAGGACCGGGCAACGAGGTGTCTGATTCTGCAGGAGCCAAATCTcgagagaaatgggaaggaggTGTTGGGCTGGGATTTCCTTCCAGCCGTGCTGGAGCCGTCAAGGAGCTTCCAGCCAGACCAGCTGCCCAGGAGGCGAGGTCTCCGAAGGCGTGCCCACAACAAACTCGGGAAATTCCTTTCAAAGAGTACTTGAACACCCCGTGCTACCCCCCTCACTGCAGGATGAGGAACCCTGAGGGGATCAAGCCCTCGGTACAGGTTTGTAGGATATCTTTTCAGTCCATGGAGATAGCTGAGGCCAGCTCAAGTACTGAGGAAAGATGGACGGCCCTCATCCTGCCAGGCCTACGCGGAGAAGTACCTGGGTTTCAGAGAAGCACGGCTGCCTCTAAGAAAGAGCCGGAAGGTACTTCACAATGGTTGCCCTTGCGTCCTTCGGAGTTTGAGGAACGGGAGAGAGGAGGAAAAGCTGCTCTCAAGAGCCACCCAGAGCAAGAGACCAACACCTCAAGGGATGAATAA
- the LOC143834365 gene encoding uncharacterized protein LOC143834365 isoform X2, translated as MAWTPFNWKASVGTPSSGGPGRQNSRSKDSRRSLEDSIRPHPSEDSTSDGNANSGGLGRENSRSEGNWRTLVSSFSMNQSEGGTANSGRPGRHGSRSEDSWRTLVNGFSLNLSEDGTANSGGLGRQRSEDSWRTAVNSLWWHPSKDWTASSGGLGRQNSRSEDSRMAHEDLTRLHPFKVQGPGNEVSDSAGAKSREKWEGGVGLGFPSSRAGAVKELPARPAAQEARSPKACPQQTREIPFKEYLNTPCYPPHCRMRNPEGIKPSVQVCRISFQSMEIAEASSSTEERWTALILPGLRGEVPGFQRSTAASKKEPEGTSQWLPLRPSEFEERERGGKAALKSHPEQETNTSRDE; from the exons ATGGCATGGACGCCGTTCAACTGGAAAG CTTCAGTTGGAACCCCCAGCAGCGGGGGACCGGGCAGACAAAACTCAAGGTCCAAAGACAGCCGGAGGAGCCTTGAAGACAGCATCCGGCCACATCCCTCCGAAG ACTCAACTTCAGACGGGAACGCCAACAGCGGGGGACTGGGCAGAGAAAACTCAAGGTCCGAAGGCAATTGGAGAACCCTAGTAAGCAGCTTCAGCATGAATCAATCTGAAg GTGGGACTGCGAACAGCGGGCGACCGGGCAGACATGGCTCAAGGTCCGAAGACAGCTGGAGGACCCTAGTAAACGGCTTCAGCCTGAATCTATCAGAAg ACGGGACTGCCAACAGTGGGGGACTGGGCAGACAAAGGTCCGAAGATAGCTGGAGGACTGCAGTAAACAGTTTATGGTGGCATCCATCCAAAG ACTGGACCGCCAGCAGCGGGGGATTGGGCAGACAAAACTCAAGATCCGAAGATAGCAGGATGGCCCATGAAGACCTTACCAGGCTGCATCCTTTCAAAg TTCAAGGACCGGGCAACGAGGTGTCTGATTCTGCAGGAGCCAAATCTcgagagaaatgggaaggaggTGTTGGGCTGGGATTTCCTTCCAGCCGTGCTGGAGCCGTCAAGGAGCTTCCAGCCAGACCAGCTGCCCAGGAGGCGAGGTCTCCGAAGGCGTGCCCACAACAAACTCGGGAAATTCCTTTCAAAGAGTACTTGAACACCCCGTGCTACCCCCCTCACTGCAGGATGAGGAACCCTGAGGGGATCAAGCCCTCGGTACAGGTTTGTAGGATATCTTTTCAGTCCATGGAGATAGCTGAGGCCAGCTCAAGTACTGAGGAAAGATGGACGGCCCTCATCCTGCCAGGCCTACGCGGAGAAGTACCTGGGTTTCAGAGAAGCACGGCTGCCTCTAAGAAAGAGCCGGAAGGTACTTCACAATGGTTGCCCTTGCGTCCTTCGGAGTTTGAGGAACGGGAGAGAGGAGGAAAAGCTGCTCTCAAGAGCCACCCAGAGCAAGAGACCAACACCTCAAGGGATGAATAA
- the LOC143834365 gene encoding uncharacterized protein LOC143834365 isoform X3 has translation MAWTPFNWKASVGTPSSGGPGRQNSRSKDSRRSLEDSIRPHPSEDSTSDGNANSGGLGRENSRSEGNWRTLVSSFSMNQSEGGTANSGRPGRHGSRSEDSWRTLVNGFSLNLSEDWTASSGGLGRQNSRSEDSRMAHEDLTRLHPFKVQGPGNEVSDSAGAKSREKWEGGVGLGFPSSRAGAVKELPARPAAQEARSPKACPQQTREIPFKEYLNTPCYPPHCRMRNPEGIKPSVQVCRISFQSMEIAEASSSTEERWTALILPGLRGEVPGFQRSTAASKKEPEGTSQWLPLRPSEFEERERGGKAALKSHPEQETNTSRDE, from the exons ATGGCATGGACGCCGTTCAACTGGAAAG CTTCAGTTGGAACCCCCAGCAGCGGGGGACCGGGCAGACAAAACTCAAGGTCCAAAGACAGCCGGAGGAGCCTTGAAGACAGCATCCGGCCACATCCCTCCGAAG ACTCAACTTCAGACGGGAACGCCAACAGCGGGGGACTGGGCAGAGAAAACTCAAGGTCCGAAGGCAATTGGAGAACCCTAGTAAGCAGCTTCAGCATGAATCAATCTGAAg GTGGGACTGCGAACAGCGGGCGACCGGGCAGACATGGCTCAAGGTCCGAAGACAGCTGGAGGACCCTAGTAAACGGCTTCAGCCTGAATCTATCAGAAg ACTGGACCGCCAGCAGCGGGGGATTGGGCAGACAAAACTCAAGATCCGAAGATAGCAGGATGGCCCATGAAGACCTTACCAGGCTGCATCCTTTCAAAg TTCAAGGACCGGGCAACGAGGTGTCTGATTCTGCAGGAGCCAAATCTcgagagaaatgggaaggaggTGTTGGGCTGGGATTTCCTTCCAGCCGTGCTGGAGCCGTCAAGGAGCTTCCAGCCAGACCAGCTGCCCAGGAGGCGAGGTCTCCGAAGGCGTGCCCACAACAAACTCGGGAAATTCCTTTCAAAGAGTACTTGAACACCCCGTGCTACCCCCCTCACTGCAGGATGAGGAACCCTGAGGGGATCAAGCCCTCGGTACAGGTTTGTAGGATATCTTTTCAGTCCATGGAGATAGCTGAGGCCAGCTCAAGTACTGAGGAAAGATGGACGGCCCTCATCCTGCCAGGCCTACGCGGAGAAGTACCTGGGTTTCAGAGAAGCACGGCTGCCTCTAAGAAAGAGCCGGAAGGTACTTCACAATGGTTGCCCTTGCGTCCTTCGGAGTTTGAGGAACGGGAGAGAGGAGGAAAAGCTGCTCTCAAGAGCCACCCAGAGCAAGAGACCAACACCTCAAGGGATGAATAA
- the LOC143834363 gene encoding uncharacterized protein LOC143834363 produces MPETPGTGAAVQGSMGEKAIFELGESEKSGPIGSSLVEQWMSFLTTDLQKSSQQGLEKCVQLVPAKRDADQGLDEETFCLRRTPDTEYSEKLVPNSSILKSVPVQRKRKASTSSDSGRNSSSSLPRCKAEFHTGKKLYKCSYCGKCLTTHHGLSTHERIHTGEKPYQCSYCWIYFRDSSNLSKHKRSHTGEKPYKCSFCGKYFRRSSHLSKHKRSHTGEKPYKCSYCRKWFSSSSNLTEHKRTHTGEKPYKCSYCRKCFSSSSSLSRHARIHTGEKPYKCSYCRKYFRSHSNLTQHKRAHTGEKPYKCWYCRKCFSSGSSLSTHERIHTGEKPHECSTCGRRFTQRINLKSHTKIHAKKKP; encoded by the exons ATGCCAGAGACGCCAGGAACAG GAGCTGCTGTACAAGGAAGTATGGGAGAGAAGGCGATTTTTGAGTTGGGGGAGTCTGAGAAAAGTGGTCCCATTGGATCCTCTCTAGTAGAACAATGGATGAGTTTCTTGACTACTGACCTGCAAAAATCAAGTCAGCAAGGACTAGAAAAGTGTGTCCAACTTGTTCCAGCGAAAAGAGATGCTGACCAAGGTTTAGATGAAGAAACCTTCTGTTTGAGAAGAACACCAGACACCGAATATAGTGAAAAGTTGGTACCGAATTCTAGCATTCTCAAGAGCGTGCCAGTCCAGAGAAAGAGGAAAGCTTCTACATCCTCGGACAGTGGCAGAAATTCGAGTTCATCCCTTCCAAGATGCAAGGCAGAATTCCACACAGGAAAGAAGTTGTACAAATGCTCATATTGTGGGAAATGCCTTACTACGCATCATGGACTTTCAACGCATGAacgaatccacacaggagagaaaccatatcaatGCTCATATTGTTGGATATATTTTAGGGACAGTTCCAACCTTTCAAAGCATAAGCgatcccacacaggggaaaagccaTACAAATGCTCATTCTGTGGGAAATATTTTAGGAGGAGTTCCCACCTTTCAAAGCATAAACgatcccacacaggagagaagccatacaaatgctcatactgtaggAAGTGGTTTAGTTCCAGTTCCAACCTTACAGAGCATAAACgaactcacacaggagagaagccatacaAATGCTCGTATTGTAGGAAATGCTTTAGTTCCAGTTCAAGCTTATCAAGGCATGCacgaatccacacaggagagaagccatacaaatgctcatactgtaggAAATATTTTAGATCCCATTCCAACCTCACACAGCATAAACGagctcacacaggagagaagccatacaAATGCTGGTATTGTAGGAAATGTTTCAGTTCCGGTTCGAGCTTATCAACGCATGAacgaatccacacaggagagaagccacaTGAATGCTCCACGTGTGGGAGAAGGTTCACTCAGAGAATAAATCTGAAGTCTCATACGAAAATCCATGCTAAGAAAAAACCCTGA